A window from Drosophila kikkawai strain 14028-0561.14 chromosome 2L, DkikHiC1v2, whole genome shotgun sequence encodes these proteins:
- the Idua gene encoding alpha-L-iduronidase, whose amino-acid sequence MLPLLLILLTLARIHAHYTSGDVAYHPMPHFWTGVGFCPAGRIDHEGIEAALVSPALQMNLRQIAALPVGAVTHIRIHWLLELVQFRQYDANGIPIYDFTKFDDFIDFLHEELRLSPVLEWMGNLGGVFLENPMQMPFYWEHLVKTTINHQLARHGSARMSNWRYETWNEPDLRVYNKLNLTSQSYLDYVQAVRQGLSKAGNLDTYEGKVQLPMYRALRGPAGLFKSSDTHPLCWKLLEQCNEKVVYCPIDILTFHRKGIDGTATEIVNGSLSLMAKIYEDYPNLKSLPVANDEADPVAVWSTPREFQADVRYGITLISTVMEHWHAKLAGGPLGRLESISHDNAFLSYHPHEFTQRTLLAHFQMNETDPPHSQFIQKPVYAALGMLAKLGNRAADMELVNMDSKHSVEVLRTVSGGVGGPGQYMAAIFLSPEEAGPQRTAFHHKYTLNMSIANESAFITEILVPHTTDPYFVWQQAGSPAYPNATLREAMRRAQTPKLYETGPIWQYNSELVINSATLPLPWAVLLRVCSTAWPKLRRPQQLSIVEVTHREVFISWAEHPKSTQCLRTYEVWFKERDSKGPAADWQLISQDWHLPYPSFQYAPGDQGSVNGFYKVRGVNVFNETSPYSQIVEYLEL is encoded by the exons ATGCTGCCGCTCCTTCTGATTTTGCTGACTCTAGCCAGGATCCACGCCCACTACACCAGCGGGGATGTGGCCTACCATCCAATGCCGCACTTCTGGACGGGTGTGGGCTTCTGTCCCGCCGGTCGGATCGATCACGAGGGGATTGAGGCCGCTCTGGTCTCCCCCGCCCTCCAGATGAATCTCCGCCAGATTGCTGCCCTTCCGGTAGGAGCTGTGACCCACATACGCATTCACTGGCTGCTCGAGCTGGTCCAGTTCCGGCAGTACGATGCCAACGGGATACCTATTTATGACTTCACAAAGTTCGATGACTTCATAGACTTCTTGCACGAGGAGCTGCGCTTGTCCCCTGTGCTCGAGTGGATGGGTAATTTGGGTGGGGTTTTTCTGGAAAATCCCATGCAGATGCCCTTCTACTGGGAGCACTTGGTCAAGACGACGATTAACCACCAGCTGG CGCGTCACGGTTCCGCCAGAATGTCCAACTGGCGCTACGAAACCTGGAATGAGCCGGATCTTCGTGTGTACAACAAACTCAATCTGACGTCCCAATCCTATCTGGATTACGTTCAGGCCGTACGTCAGGGTCTCAGCAAAGCTGGCAATCTGGATACCTACGAGGGCAAAGTTCAGCTGCCGATGTATCGAGCTCTGCGGGGACCGGCGGGTCTCTTTAAGAGCTCAGACACCCATCCGCTGTGTTGGAAACTCCTGGAACAGTGCAACGAGAAGGTGGTGTACTGCCCCATCGATATACTCACGTTTCATCGCAAAGGAATCGATGGAACTGCCACGGAGATTGTTAACGGCTCATTATCTTTAATGGCCAAGATCTACGAGGACTATCCCAATCTAAAATCCCTGCCGGTGGCCAATGA TGAGGCTGATCCCGTGGCCGTTTGGAGCACTCCTAGGGAGTTCCAGGCGGATGTCCGCTATGGGATTACACTGATATCCACTGTGATGGAGCACTGGCATGCCAAGCTTGCAGGCGGGCCATTAGGCCGGCTGGAGTCCATTAGTCATGACAACGCCTTCCTCAGCTACCATCCCCACGAGTTTACGCAACGCACGCTCCTTGCTCATTTCCAGATGAACGAAACAGATCCACCGCACTCACAGTTTATCCAGAAACCTGTCTACGCTGCCCTGGGAATGCTGGCCAAGTTGGGAAACAGAGCTGCCGACATGGAACTGGTCAATATGGACAGCAAGCACAGCGTTGAGGTCCTTCGCACTGTGTCCGGCGGAGTGGGTGGACCTGGGCAGTACATGGCCGCCATATTCCTGAGCCCCGAGGAGGCGGGACCTCAGAGGACAGCTTTCCATCACAAGTACACCCTGAATATGTCCATAGCGAACGAATCGGCTTTCATCACGGAGATCCTGGTGCCCCACACCACGGATCCCTATTTTGTGTGGCAGCAGGCGGGAAGTCCGGCTTATCCCAATGCCACGCTAAGAGAAGCCATGCGGCGGGCGCAAACTCCCAAGCTGTATGAAACCGGACCCATCTGGCAGTACAACAGCGAGCTGGTTATAAACTCCGCCACCCTGCCGCTGCCCTGGGCGGTGCTGCTCCGCGTGTGCTCAACCGCGTGGCCCAAGTTACGACGTCCGCAGCAGCTCTCTATCGTGGAAGTAACGCATCGCGAGGTCTTCATCAGCTGGGCTGAGCACCCGAAATCCACGCAGTGCCTGCGCACTTACGAGGTGTGGTTTAAGGAGCGCGACAGCAAGGGCCCGGCTGCTGACTGGCAGCTGATATCCCAAGACTGGCATCTGCCGTATCCCTCGTTTCAGTACGCGCCTGGTGATCAGGGATCTGTCAATG GTTTCTACAAGGTTCGGGGAGTGAATGTCTTTAATGAAACCAGCCCGTACTCGCAAATAGTCGAGTATCTGGAATTGTAG